The genomic region AAACCGGCGTTCAACTTCCCCCGAAATCGGCGTTCAACTTCCTCCGATAAACCCACGTTCCGCGCGAAGCTCATCAAGAAACGCGACAAGGCTCGCGCGGATACCCGCCCGAAAGCCCGGTTCCTGTCCTATCGGTTGAACGTCCCGTCGGCGGGCGAGTCGGCGGTGCTCCTCACCGTTGATGACTGGCACCGCGTCTGCGGTGACGAGGTCGCCGAGCGGATCAGGCACCCGATTGGCGGCGTCGACCCAGGGGGGCGGCCGCCGCCTGGTCGACGGCCGTGGCGCAGTGGCGGTCCGGACGAACCGACGCCATCGCCGTGGCGCCGGGCTTGCCGAGCATCGAGGCGCAGGAGAAGCGCGACCGCGCACCGGCTGGCAGCTAACCGGCGTGTGGTCAGCCAGGAGGCGCTGACCGTTGACGAAGGCCAGCGTGTGCCACCGGTGGCGACGCTGGTCGACCGGCTCCTCGGCTGGCGGCCGCCGCGCTCGTCTGCGACCGCTTCCGCCTTGGTTAGCGTTAGCTGCTTGACGCGGTGCGCGGCCGGGTGCCCGTGGTGCCGCGGGTCGCACGTTGGAGCGAGGCGAGAGAGGACATCCGCGCGCTTCGCATACTGGCGCTCGATGGCCCGCTGTCGGCGGCGCCCGCGTCGCGGGGGCTCATTGAGGCGAGCCTCGCGGTGGCAACCGTCAAGACCGACGACCAGAGCTCCGTCGGACTCGTAAAGCGCGGGAGCAACAACGTGGCCCGAGACGACGCCGCCGCGGCCCTGGGTACTCGCCGCTGGCGAGGTGTCGCGGGGGCCGGTCCGGACGGGCCCACCGCGCCTTCACATCATCTGGGCCGCCTGATGGCGGGCTCGCGCTTCCATGCGAAGATCCCGTCGCGGGTTTGGCTGCGCGTCCGGCGCCAAACAGGGGGATTGGCTCCTCAGGCTGGACTCGAACCAGCAACCCTCCGGTTAACAGCCGGATGCTCTGCCAATTGAGCTACTGAGGAACATGCAAGACCGCTGATCATATCATCTCCGCGCACCGTTGGCGCGGCATCCGCGGCCGGGCCGCAACTATCCGCCGCCGCCGGCACGGTCAGTCATCGCCGCGAACGCTTCTGGACGCGAGAAGCTGCACCACGGATCCGAGCAGGCCGAGCACGAGCCAGGCGGCCGCGAAAGCCTCCTGCCCTTCGAGAGGCACCAGCGGGAACAACCCGGACACGTCGCCCGCCGTGGCGGCCATCGCGGCCTGGTTCCGGGACAGCGCCAGCCCGCCGACCAGCGTGGTCCAGCCCCCGACGAACGCCGTTGCGATGATCACCACGTAGCGACGGACGATCAGCGCCATGAGCGCGCCGAGCACGGAGGCGGCGACCACGAGCCAGATCTCCGGATCGCCTTCGACAGCCAGGTGCACGATGAACGCCGCCGCGCCGGCGCCCAGGAGCGCCACCGTGGCAAGGTAGACCGCCAGGGCCACCGCCGCCCCGGCGAGTCCGCCGGCCAGCGTCGCTCCGATGAACCACCAGCCGTCGAGTTGATCGGCGAACGTGGGCGTGACGATCACGCCGCCGATGAAGCCGTACAGCGCCAGCAGCGGCCGCAGCAACGGGTATCCCGCGAAGCCGGCCACCAGTCCGCCACCGAGTAGAATGACGGCGACGGGAAACTGGAGGGAAACCGACTCCATGACCCGCCGATTATGGCAGCGAGCCGACGGTCTGTCGCCGGCCGCCTCCGTTCCCCCATGAACACACGTCCCGCGACATCCGGCCGACCTTCGGGCACGGTCGGCCTTCTTGCCACGATCGGCGGCCTCGGGCTGTTCGGGTACTACCTCCACGAAGCCGGCGTCGGCACCGTGGCCGGCCATATCGGCGAGTTGGGCTGGACGTTCGGTCTGGTGATCGTGC from Acidobacteriota bacterium harbors:
- a CDS encoding DUF4203 domain-containing protein, whose protein sequence is MESVSLQFPVAVILLGGGLVAGFAGYPLLRPLLALYGFIGGVIVTPTFADQLDGWWFIGATLAGGLAGAAVALAVYLATVALLGAGAAAFIVHLAVEGDPEIWLVVAASVLGALMALIVRRYVVIIATAFVGGWTTLVGGLALSRNQAAMAATAGDVSGLFPLVPLEGQEAFAAAWLVLGLLGSVVQLLASRSVRGDD